Within Candidatus Rokuibacteriota bacterium, the genomic segment CCACCACGTACATGGCCCGGATGCGGCCGTCGAGGCACCCCTCGACCATCTCGGTGACCACCAGCCCCTTCTCTCCTGGCGGCCGCAACCCCCAGGCTCGCTCGAAGCGGTCGAGGCTCGCCGGGGAATAATCGGCATAGCCCGGCAAGTTGGTCGGGATGCAGCCCGCATCCCCGCAGCCCTGGACATTGTTCTGACCGCGGAGCGGGGAGATCCCGGAGCCGGGGACACCCATCTGGCCGGCGGCCAGCGCGAGGTTCAGGAGCGCATGCGCATTGGCCGTGCCGTTGATGTGCTGGGTGATCCCCATGCCCCAGATGAGGCAAGAGCCCGAGAAGGGGGGACGCGCATACCAGCGCGCGGCGCGAGCGATGTCCTCGGCCGGCACCCCGGTGACCTCTTCGGCATAGGCGAGGGTGTAACTCGCGAGCGAGGCCGCCCACGGCTCGAAGCCCTCCGTGCGGGCGCGCACGAAGTCGAGGTTCGCGAGCCCCTCGTCCAGCAGCACCCTGGCCATGGCGTTGAAGAGCGCCACGTCGGTGCCGGGACGCTCGGAGAGCCACAGGTCGGCCTGATCGCAGAGCTCCACGCGCTTGGGGTTCACCACGATCAGCCGGGCGCCGCGGCTCACCGCGCGCCTGAGCCTCACGGCGATGACGGGATGGTTCGCCGAGGCGTCCGACCCCACGACCATGAGGCAGCCGGATTCCTCGTAGTCCTGGAAGGAGTTGGAGGTGGCGCCCGAGCCCATGGAGACGAGCATGGCCTCCACCGACGGGGAGTGGCAGAGGCGCGTGCAGTGGTCCACGTTGTTGGTGCCCATGACGGTCCGGGCGAGCTTCTGGATCACATAGCCGTCCTCGTTGGTGGCCTTGGCCGAGGCCAGCGCCCCGAAGCGGCCGAGGTGCCTCGCGAACCCCTCGGCGGCCGCCTCCAGCGCCTCCTCCCAGCCGACCTCGCGCCAGATGCCGTCCCGCTTGACCATGGGCATCGTGATCCGGTCGCGGGAGTGGACGAAGCCCGTGCCGAAGCGCCCCTTGACGCAGAGCATCCCCTCGCTCGAGGGGTTCCCGGGCGCATCGTCGGCCATCATCGCGAGCCGCCCGTCCCGGCGCACCCGGAGCGTGAGACCGCAGCCGACGCCGCAATACGGGCAAGTGGTTTCCACCTCCCGGGCCACGGGCGCGGGTGCCTCTTTCGGGCGGAGGGCGCCCGTGGGGCAGGTGGCAACACATTGGCCGCAGGAGGTGCAGATGGAGGACGACATGAGGCCGTCGGCGAAGACGCCGACGCGCGCATCGTGGCCTTTCCCGACGAGCGAGATGGCGGCGATGTGCTGGACCTCGCCGCAGGCGGTCGTGCAGCGGCCGCAGAGGATGCACGCCTCCCGGTCGAGGACGAAGAACGACTTGGAGTCGTCCACGACGAAGCGGTGATGCGGTGGGAAGCTCGGGCGGGCGAGGCCGTGCCGCTCCGCCGCCTCTCCCACCTCGTGGAAGCCGCCGCGGTCGGTGCCGGGGTTGAGCATCGAGAGCGTGAGGTCGAGCACCGCGCGGCGCGTTCTCACGGCCTCCGGATGCCGCGTGTCGACCACCATCCCGTCCCGCGCGGGCAGGTGGCAGGCGGCCGGGGTGCCGCGCAGCCCGTCCACGTGGACGAGGCAGCTGCGGCAGGCGCCGAGCGCGGGGCGGTCGGGGTCCTTGCAGAGCTGTGGCAGGGCGATGCCGAGACGGTTCACGGCGTCCAGCACCGTGGCGCCGTCGGGCATCTCCACGGGCTGGCCGTCGATGATGACGCCGAGGGTCACGGCAGCGCTTCCGGGAACCCGGCCAGCGCCGAGAGGATGGAGAGCGGCGCGGCCTGCCCCAGACCGCAGAGGGAGGCGAGCCTCACCACCTCGCAGAGCTGGCGCAGCTCATCCGCGCTCGCCCGCAGACCGCCATCCAGCATGTCGCGCAGCCGCGCCGTCCCCTCGCGGCAGGGGGTGCACTTGCCGCAGGACTCGCGCGCATTGAAGTCGAGGAGCGTGAGCACGACATCTCGGATGGACACCGAGTCGTCGAGCGCCACGATGCCGCCGCTGCCGGGGGAGACGGCGCCTCCCGGCAGCACGGGCTCGTCCAGGAGCCTCGGGTGGACGAGGCTGCCAGAGGGGCCCCCCAAGAGCACGGCCTGGAGCCAGCGGCCACCGGGGGGCTCACCGCCGCCCGACGCGAGGACCTCGCGCAGTGTTGCCCCCATCTCCAGCTCGACGATACCGGGGCGGCTCACGTGGCCCGACAGCCCGACGCACTTGGTGCCATGCCCCCGTCCCAGCGATGTCCACCACGCGGCGCCCCGGCGGAGGATGAGCGGCACCGCCGACAGCGTCTCCACGTTGTTGATCACCGTGGGGCGCCCCCAGAGTCCCGCCTCGACGGGGAAGGGGGGCTTGGCGCGGGGCATGGCGCGGCGTCCTTCGATGGACTCCATCAGCGCCGACTCCTCGCCGAGCACGAAGCCGCCGGCGCCGCGCCTGATCTCGATCTCCACGGAGAGATCGCTGCCGAGGATCCGCTCGCCGGCCAGCCCCCAGCCGCGAGCCTGCCCGACGGCATGCTCGAGGCGCGCGGCCGAGAGATGGGCCTCGCCGTGAACATAGAGGTAGATGCGGCTCGCGCCGGCGGCGTCGGCCGCGAGCAGGGCCCCCTCGAGGAGCCGGTGCGGGTCGCCTTCCATGAGGTGGCGGTCCTTGAAGATGCCGGGCTCGCCCTCCTCGCCATTGACGATGAGGTACCGGGGCTCGCCGGCGGCGGCCCGGGCGCCTTCCCACTTGATCGCCGCGCGGAAATAGGCGCCGCCCCGGCCGGCCAGCCCGGCCGACTTCACGGTGGCGATGACCTCCGCGGGGTTGCCCGCAGCAAGGGCCTCGGCCAGCGCGGCATAGGAGCCGCGACGGATGGCGTCGGCGATGTCGCCGGGATCGGTGAGGCCGCAGCGCTCGGTAAGGACGCGGCGCTGCCCCGAGAGCCACGCCGACACCTCGGGCTCCTGCACGAGCCGTCCGGCCGCGGCGGCGTCGAGGAGGCCGCCCACCCGGTCGGCGGTGATCCCTGCCGCGATCACCGGCGCGCCGTTGGGCGGGATCACGGTGACGGCAGGCGCCGCCCAGCAGAAGCCGCCGCAGCCGCCGGCCACCACGGCCGCCTCGATCCCGCGCCGCCCTGCCTCGGCTTCGAGGGCACGGAGCGTCTCCTCGGCGCCGACCGAGACGCCGCAGGAGCCCACGCCCGCCACGAGCCGCAGCCCCGGGGAGTCGGCAGCGGCGGCCGCGCTCTCGAGGGCGGCGAAGCGCTCTCGCGCGCCCCCTCGTCCTGGCGGCGGCGCGGGCACGGGAGCGAGGCGCGAGGCTGCCGGCGCGACCAGCGGGGTGGCGGGAGGCGGCTCGTCCGATCCCAGCAGCGCCAGCAGGCGCCCCTGCTTGTCAGGGGCCAGCCTCCCGAGCTGACGGCCATCCACCTCCACCACCGGCGCCATGGCGCAGTTGAAGGCGCAGTCGAGACGCTCGAGGGTGATGGCGCCGTCCGCCGTCCTGCTGTCGGCCGCGACGCTGAGCCGACGCTCGAGCGCCGCCAGCAGCTCCAGCGAGCCCTTCACGCGGCAGGACACGCCGACGCACACGCGCACGATGCGCCGCCCGGGCTCGCTCAGCCGGAATTCCGGGTACTGGGTGGCAACGCCATACACCTCGCTCCGGGGCACGCGCAGGTGATCGGCCACGGCGAGCAGCGCCTCGGGCGACAGCCAGCGCTCGCGGTGCTGCACCGCCTGGAGGGCGGGCAGGAGCCAGCTGCGCTCGCGGGGGAACCCGCCGAGGATCGGCGCGCGGTCGGTCATGGCCACCGGATCCTCTTCAGCGGGCCGTGGGAAGGGGGTCCTCGAGCCCGGCCTCGGCGAAGCCCTTCTTCCTGAGGAGGCAGGAGTCGCAGAGGCCGCAGGCGCGGCCGTCGGGCTCGGGCTCGTAGCAGGACCACGTGAGGGCGAAGTCCACGCCGAGGGCCTGTCCGCGGCGGACGATCTCCGCCTTGGTGAGCCGGATCAGCGGGGTGTGGATCGTGAAGCGGCTCGTCCCTTCCACGCCCGCCTTCGTGGCGAGGTTCGCCATCCGCTCGAAGGCCTCGATGTACTCGGGACGGCAATCGGGATAGCCCGAGTAGTCGAGCGTGTTGACGCCGATGAAGATGTCCTGGGCGCCGAGCACTTCCGCCCAGGCGAGCGCGTGGGCCAGGAAGATCGTGTTGCGCGCCGGGACATAGGTCGCCGGGATCCCTGCGCCAACGGCCGCCTCGCTCCGCCCCTTGGGCACCGGGACATCGTCCGTGAGGGCCGAGCCGCCGATGGCGCGGAGGTCGAGCCGCAGCACCAGGTGCTCGCCGGCGCCCAGCGCCGAGGCCACGCGACGCGCGGAGTCGAGCTCGCGGCGATGGCGCTGGCCGTAGTCGAAGGAGAGCGCGTGGCAGGCATAGCCCTCGGCGCGCGCCCCGGCCAGCGCCGTCGCAGAGTCGAGCCCGCCCGAGACGAGGACGACGGCCCTGCCGCCCATTCTTCCCCGCTCAGACGCCGCGGCGGGCGCCCCAGAGGAGGACGTGAAGCCGCGGCGAGAAGCGGAAGCCATGCCGCGTGCAGGCCTCCGCCACCCAGGGCGAGCGCGCGATGAGGTCCTCGCGCCTGATGGCCTCGGGCTGGAGCAGGATGCGCGCCCGGGGCAGCGCGAAGCGCTCGGCGAGCGCGAGGACCTCCGCCAGGTCGCCGTCGTCGGTCACCACGAACTTCC encodes:
- a CDS encoding molybdopterin-dependent oxidoreductase, translated to MTLGVIIDGQPVEMPDGATVLDAVNRLGIALPQLCKDPDRPALGACRSCLVHVDGLRGTPAACHLPARDGMVVDTRHPEAVRTRRAVLDLTLSMLNPGTDRGGFHEVGEAAERHGLARPSFPPHHRFVVDDSKSFFVLDREACILCGRCTTACGEVQHIAAISLVGKGHDARVGVFADGLMSSSICTSCGQCVATCPTGALRPKEAPAPVAREVETTCPYCGVGCGLTLRVRRDGRLAMMADDAPGNPSSEGMLCVKGRFGTGFVHSRDRITMPMVKRDGIWREVGWEEALEAAAEGFARHLGRFGALASAKATNEDGYVIQKLARTVMGTNNVDHCTRLCHSPSVEAMLVSMGSGATSNSFQDYEESGCLMVVGSDASANHPVIAVRLRRAVSRGARLIVVNPKRVELCDQADLWLSERPGTDVALFNAMARVLLDEGLANLDFVRARTEGFEPWAASLASYTLAYAEEVTGVPAEDIARAARWYARPPFSGSCLIWGMGITQHINGTANAHALLNLALAAGQMGVPGSGISPLRGQNNVQGCGDAGCIPTNLPGYADYSPASLDRFERAWGLRPPGEKGLVVTEMVEGCLDGRIRAMYVV
- a CDS encoding NAD(P)H-dependent oxidoreductase subunit E translates to MTDRAPILGGFPRERSWLLPALQAVQHRERWLSPEALLAVADHLRVPRSEVYGVATQYPEFRLSEPGRRIVRVCVGVSCRVKGSLELLAALERRLSVAADSRTADGAITLERLDCAFNCAMAPVVEVDGRQLGRLAPDKQGRLLALLGSDEPPPATPLVAPAASRLAPVPAPPPGRGGARERFAALESAAAAADSPGLRLVAGVGSCGVSVGAEETLRALEAEAGRRGIEAAVVAGGCGGFCWAAPAVTVIPPNGAPVIAAGITADRVGGLLDAAAAGRLVQEPEVSAWLSGQRRVLTERCGLTDPGDIADAIRRGSYAALAEALAAGNPAEVIATVKSAGLAGRGGAYFRAAIKWEGARAAAGEPRYLIVNGEEGEPGIFKDRHLMEGDPHRLLEGALLAADAAGASRIYLYVHGEAHLSAARLEHAVGQARGWGLAGERILGSDLSVEIEIRRGAGGFVLGEESALMESIEGRRAMPRAKPPFPVEAGLWGRPTVINNVETLSAVPLILRRGAAWWTSLGRGHGTKCVGLSGHVSRPGIVELEMGATLREVLASGGGEPPGGRWLQAVLLGGPSGSLVHPRLLDEPVLPGGAVSPGSGGIVALDDSVSIRDVVLTLLDFNARESCGKCTPCREGTARLRDMLDGGLRASADELRQLCEVVRLASLCGLGQAAPLSILSALAGFPEALP
- the queC gene encoding 7-cyano-7-deazaguanine synthase QueC, which produces MGGRAVVLVSGGLDSATALAGARAEGYACHALSFDYGQRHRRELDSARRVASALGAGEHLVLRLDLRAIGGSALTDDVPVPKGRSEAAVGAGIPATYVPARNTIFLAHALAWAEVLGAQDIFIGVNTLDYSGYPDCRPEYIEAFERMANLATKAGVEGTSRFTIHTPLIRLTKAEIVRRGQALGVDFALTWSCYEPEPDGRACGLCDSCLLRKKGFAEAGLEDPLPTAR